Sequence from the Pan paniscus chromosome 12, NHGRI_mPanPan1-v2.0_pri, whole genome shotgun sequence genome:
cACTCAACGGTGAAGGTCAGGAACAACCACTAAggtcaggaacaagacaaagatgcctacTTTCACTGTTGCTACTCAACATTGTACTAGAATTTCTGGCCAGAACaactaaacaagaaaaagaaataaaaagcatccaacatagaaaagaagaaataaaactatccctATTTGCAGACTATATtgtcttatatatagaaaataccaaagaatctaccaaaaaactattagaagaaaaaaaaaactattagagaaaattcagcaaagttgcagagaACAAGATCAACATGCAAAAAAACAAATTGAGCTTCTTTACACCAATAATGAACAgtctgaaagaaaattaaaaatgtaacttctgggcgtggtggtacatgcctgtaatcccagcactttgggtggctgaggtgggaagatggcttaagctcaagagttcaagaccaccctgggcaacattgtgaaaccccatttcttaaaaaaaaatacaaaaattagctgggcatagtggcgtatgcctgtagttccagctactcaggaggttgaggtgggaggatcacctgagtgcagggaggttgaggctgcaatgagctgtgatcaagccactgcagtgcagccttggtaacagagtgagaccctgtctcaaaaataataataataaaataaggccaggtgtggtaactcacgtctgtaattccagcactgggggaggcctaggcgggaggatcacttgaggccaggagtttgagatcagcctggccaacagggagaaaccctggTCTCTACTAATAGGaagtggtggcttacatctgtaatcccagctactcgggagactgaggcagaattgcctgaacccaggaggtggaggctgcagtgagccgagatggcgccactgtactccagcctgggcaactgagtgagactccgtctcaaaacaataaaaaataaaattaaaaagaaaataagaaaaatatttactacctggaaACTAAATCTTTCTCTTTGGTGGGAGGCATCGTAACTTAAAATATGTGTAGTagactgggcgtggtgtctcatgcctgtaatcccagtactttgggaggccaaggcgggcagatcacgaggtcaggagatcgagaccatcttggctaacacagtgaaaccctgtctctaccaaaaatacaaacaattagccgggcgtggtggcacatgcctgtagtcccaggtactcgggaggctgaggcaggagaattgcttgaacccgggaggcggaagttgcagtgagccaagatcgtgccactgtactccagcctgggtgacagagtgagactccgtttccaaaaaaaaaaaaaaatgtgtagtaatttccatggaGCTGTCTGGGACAGACTGGATATCTCCTGGCCTTCCAAGTGAGGTGAGCTGTTAATAATAGCACCCACTCATATATCTGAAGAGTATATCTATGGATGAAGTCTAGGgtatttggaaatatataaactatgaaaggtgtaaatatgttttattgtaGATAATGTATAAGATAGCTATTTAAAACAATTGTAaaagccacagagtgggagaaaatatttccaaaaggcatatctaataaaggactgttatccaaaatatacaaagaactcttaaaactccaCAATAAGGGcagacacagtggttcacacctataatcccagcactttgggaggcagaggcaggaaaatcgcttgaggctgagagtttgaaaccagcctgggtgacacagcaatgtctacaaaaaaatttttttgaattagcctggcgtggtggtgtgtacctgtagtcctagctactcgggaagctgaggtgggaggattgaggttgcagtgagctataattgcaccattgcactccagcctgcgtgacagagcaagaccctgtttcttaaaaccaaaacaaacaaaacaaaacaaaaaaccctcagcaataagaaaatgaacaacccaattagaaaatggagaaaagatctggacacctcaccaaagaagatatacaaatggcaaataagcatatgaaaagatgctcaatttcactagggaattgcaaattaaatatcttcatccACCTATGAGAATGGTGAAAATCCAAAATACTGACAAAACCAAATGAAGATGCATAGTAATAGGAACTCTAATTCACTActgatgagaatgcaaaatggtacagccactttggaagacagcttgatgttttttacaaaactaaacatactcttatcaTATGATCAATTGTGGTCCTTGGTATTTAACTAAATGTGTTTGAAAACTTATGCCCACACAAAAACCTAAACTCAGAGGTTTACAGCAGCTTTACTCATAACTGggaaacttggaagcaaccaagatgtccttcagtaggtgaatggatacactgtcgtacatccagacaatgggatattatacagtgctaagaagaaatgagctatctcgccatgaaaagacatggaagaatctTAAAGACAAATTACcaaatggccgggtgtggtgtctcatgcctgtaatcccagcactttgggaggccgagacaggtggatcacttgagtacaggagtttgagaccagcctggccagcatggtgacaccctgtctctagcaaaaatacaaaaattagccagggctggtggcacgcacctgtactctcagctacttgggaggttgaggcaggagaatcgcttgaaaccaggaggcagaggttgcagtgagtcaagattgcaccactgcactccagcctgggtgacagtgtaagaccctgtctcaaaaaaaaaaaaaaaaaaaaaaaaaaaaaattaccagatgaaagaagccaatctgaaaaggccacATAGTATGATTTTGACtatatggcattctggaaaagacaaaactggaGAGAGTAAAAGGTCAGTGGTTCCTTGGGCTctgggggaagaagggagggaggaataggTAGAGCACAGGAGATTTTCATGGCAGTGAAACTCTTCTGTATAATGGTGTATACATGCTATTGGACAGTTATCAAAACCTAGAGTGTACAACGCAGATAGCGAACCCTAATGTAAGCTATGGACTTACATTATGGacgatgtgtcaatgtaggttcattgatTACAACAAATGTACCACAGCGGTATGGGATGTTGATGGtgggggaggctgtggtgggggcGGGTTGGGGAGGAAATGTATGGAAACTCTCACTCAATTTTgatgtgaacctaaaactgctctaaaaaatagtctattcaagccaggcatggtggctcatgcctgtaatcccagcactttgggagggcaaggcgggtggatcacctgaggtcaggagtttgagaccagcctagccaacatggtgaaaccccctctccactaaaaatacaaaagattagctgggcatggtggcgggcacctgtggtcccagctacttgggaggctgaggcaggagaatcacttgaacctgggaagcggaggttgcagggaaacgagatcacgccattgtactccagcctggggaacgagagcaaaactctgtctcaaacaaacaaacaaaagtctaTTCAAAAATTAGTAAGTGATGTGCTAACACAAAAAGAAGTTATATCAAGGCACATCCAACAACACATTCAAAGTCAACATTTGTATTAATAGGCAGAATAGtcaatatttactaaatattcaCTCATACCCTGAACAGTGGACACTCCCTCCAAAATCCTTCTTATACCTCAAGTAGAGCACCAAAACTGCCCAGTATAAAGGGAATACACATAGGGAAAAGCAAGGCTCTTTCTCCCCTCAACAACTGTGAAGGGTATGTAGTAAAAACAGATCACTCTAAGTGTCCACTTAAATTTAAACTCCTTTAGGTGAGGTAAGACAACAAAATGCTCAGAGGTCATTGAACCACTGAAATGTCTGTatagggccgggcacggcggctcatgcctgtaatatcccaacactttgggaagccaaggtggaggaTCACTAGAGACCTGGAGTTTACTGATTATATGAACCAATGAACCTATAATCAAtgggaccagcctaggcaacatagtgagcagccatctctacaaaaaatttttaaaaaaggaggcgggcatggtggcacgcacctgtaggcccaaatacttgggaggctgtggtgtgaggatcattgagcccaggattttgaggctgcggtgagctatgatcacgaaccacttcactccagcctgggcaacagggcaagaccccgtttctttaaagcaaaaaacaaatgccTGTGTAATTGACACTGGGTCATTCTGTAACAGGGCAGGGCAGGTGTGCCTGGCTCTGTGGGAAACAACCCGCCCTCTTTATGGTGGTGGCATTTTGTGAATGGACTGGCAATGTAGCaggcatgggctcagcaacactATCTGCCTAGTGACATCCATCGTAGTAAGTCAGGCTACCCGTCAAGCTGCCCTGCTCTAGAACTGAAGTGTGGATTGGATACAAATAACCAGAGAAATCCAGAAATCTGCTGGAGACTTAGGAAAATGAAAGGATGTTTCAAAGTGAGTCATGCATATTATTTTCAAGTCCACAAAAGAACTGGTAATAAAGTTAGTAAGAGATAACCATACTCTTAACTGCCCTTCAGCTTTATGGTGTGTTATCGGTTGAACTTCAGCTGTGTGGAGTTACTGTCCAGATGTGTGACTCTCAGAGGTGTCAGCTCCTTTTGGTTCTTCCAATAACAGCAATAGTTACAGTGTGACTGCCCCACCTGTCAGCATCACTGTCATATACTCTGCTAGCCTACGCTGGTTCAATTTACTGGCCCTGCTTGGACTCCTGTTTGTTGACAGCTCTGCAAAAATGAAATGTCTGGACATCTGGTTTTGCTTTAATGCAGAGCAGGTGCAGTATTGGACTAGTCCACCACACAGGAAAAATTTCAGACAATTTCAACATTGGGTCAAAAAACTGTATCTATCGAATAAAGTCAATTAAGCTGTCAGTGTTCCTGTAAGTAGAGACCACAATTAATCTAAGTTGATGAAAAATGTTGCTCCCCAGGATTTTAGTGTCAGAAGTTAAATGAACCCAGCAAGGTAAATATAGTCACACATTAGAAGCCAACACAGCACTTGTGGCATCCTTGGTTCGCTGGATGCAGCCTTGGACTTCTACAACAGTTATCACCAAACTTGTCCTCCCTGTGCCATTGTCGACCCATTCTCACAACTGCCACCTTTCTCCAACTCACCTTGAACACAGGCCAGTTCTCCTGCCCAGCAGTCCTAAGACTTTGGCCCTTTGCCAGGTAGTTTCTCTTCTCCAGGAAGATGGTCATGGTTAATTGCCACTAGGAGAGCAAGGGGTCTGCTTGTGGGCTAATTCCAGAGGAAACGTAGCGAACACGAGATGCTGTTGTATTCATGACCTCACTTTGGGTCGATACTTTCCTACATCTGCTACTTTATATTCGAACCACTGAAAAAGTGGAGTGTCTCAGGGCACCGTGTGAGAGGGGAAGTGATAACTGGCCATCATACCTGCTGAGTGTCATGGGAGTTTATGAGGGAAGCTGAATCTGCCTTTGAGAACTGCTAGAGCGTATCTCTAGTACTGCTGACTTGAAACATTTAAGGAAACAAAATTGAGAACTAAGAAACCAGCAGTTATCTAACTCCTTATAGTCTcaagtcaaaaataaaaaggggCTTCGGTGATAAACCTTGGACTCATGTGTCCCTTGGAGTTCTAAATCTTTCACTCACTGCTCTATAAAATGAAGGTCCTGGCAAGGAAAGGACACCTCCTGGTCACTGGCCAAGAATTCCCCTAGGAGACGGCCCCCTGCTTTTCTAAGCGTAAAACTATCAAGGCAAATCTGGGACGTGAATCACAGTGACAAGTCAGACACTATAATTAGGGTAGCAAGAGAAGTGTCTAGAACACCCACCAGGTCAAACTTTAGAACCATGTGTGTGGGCTTCCCCCACCAGGAGCTTAATTACAGCCACGGCTACAGTCTTCAGGAGGGCAAGGGCCCAGGATTTTGTTATTCTGAACCATAACTAGGGGAATTTCTATATGAGGATGCAGACAAGAATGCTAGAAATCAAATCTGTGTCCTTTATTCCACCTGGTAGGGCATACCCAAGAACCATATGCTGAGTCCTGTCTCAGGTTGATGGAGGGTTCCCTGGGCCCAAGGCACACAACTACCTGGGCTCTGCTCTACAGATGATAGGAGGGATGGACAGTGGAGAGAAGCTGAGCCTTGTGACCGAGACCCCCAGCATGATGGGGAATGGAAAGTTGGAAGAAGTAGGACTACaagggaggggacagggaggggCTTAGAGGCATTTGGGGCAGGCTGGGCATTTTGAAGTGAGAGGCATTTCCATCCAGCTCCCCATGTCCACTGACAGCCACACCCAGGCTTCAGGTGGAGGTGAGGCTGCTGTTTCCCAATGCGGTGCTATATTCTTCTGGAAGCCCCTTTCCTTCTGCTGTGGCTAGAGCTGTGACCAAGAATGGGAACAGGAGGCTGCTAAAGTCTGGAGAAGCAGGAATCATTTGTCAGAAGAACACAGAAGCCACCTGCTGGGAGTTCTATCTTTTTAGAGATGAGCTGTTTGGGGTTTAGAAATGAGATGGAAGGAAGTGGAAGGCAGAGGGCAAGGGCGGAGTTGTGAGAGGCTACCAGCACAAGGATGGAGGCTGGGGGCCATGTGCAGTAGGGCCAGAAAAGTTTTCAGTGGAATTGTGGGTAGGAGGCTGAGATGCTGCTGGGCCCTGTCCCCACCAAAGATGGAAGAACTGAGGTGGAGGCAACTGGCCACTTGCCTAGGAGAGAACTCAGGCACCAAGTTAAAAAGACTGCCATGAAGAACTGCCACCTTCTACCCGCTGCAGTCTTGGATGGTCTACCCATGCAGAAATCAGTGGCCAGGAAGGCAGGGCCTACTGCTGGGATATCAGGGCAAGTGCCCAGTCCAAGAAAGCCACTGTAATGTCCTGTAGGCAAAGCCAGGTCCAGTGGACAGCCTCACTGAGCTGTGTCTTCATGCAGTCCCAGGTCACCTCACCTCTGGAAGGAAAGTGGAACATTTCTGAGTATGCACGTGTGTAGCTGTGTCAACTTTCGGGGCTGAAAGCTTAGACTCACAACCCTCATCCCAGGGTGGCCAGGGATGGGAGCGAGGGGCAGGACAGTGTGGGAGACTGGATAGAGATGGCTTGTCCCTGGGGCCCGGGAATGGGGCTGCTGGGGATCCTGCCGGAGCCCTGGGCAAAGGTCTCACCTGCATGCCTCATGGCAGTGCTCCTGGGCCCGGGCCAGGGCCTCAAGCAAGAGGTGCCACAGTGGCAGCAGCACATTCTGGTGGAAAAGCAGGGGCAGCTCTCTCAGATAGCAGAGTAGCTGATTCACAGAATCGGGGAGCTGGATCTGTAGCTGGACCATGGAGAATGGATGGGGTCAGAGTATCCAGGGAACTGCATCCTGGCCCTAAAGACTCAGGCCACACAGTGCTGCTCCTTTCCCAGGATTCTGCTCCTGGGAAAACCAGCCCCTTATTTGACTCCCTGTCTCTGACTTACCCTCTGAGAGAGACTGGTGAGACTGTCACCAAACCACGCAAGGTGAGAGGCACAGTGGGCAGAAAGGAAGCTGACTGTGGCATTGGTGTGAGCCCAGGCCAGCTGCAAGCTGGGCCGCACCACGGTGAGCAGGTGGGAGCCCCAGAGCGGCAGTGTCTCCTCCAGCCAGCTGTGGAAGATGGAAGTGGGGGAAGAGGGCTCTGAGTCTCCTCAGGCCCACTTAGCTCCCAAGAAACAGCTGGGGAAAGGGAGGCCGTGGGAAAGGAGAATCACAAGCGCTTCCCACTGACTGTCGCCTCCCTGACACCCAGGCCTTCTCTCTtctgcctctcctctcccctccctgggaGGAGCTCACCTGTAGCCTTGCAGACTGTAGGAGAAGAGCTTGGCACACGCTTGTTGGCTAGCAGGTAAGAAGCCAGATGATCGAAGCAACCGGCCAGTAAGGGAGGCTAAGTAAAGGGGGCCTCTGGTGAGCTGGGAGGTGAGAGGGGCAGGGACTGGGGAGACAGACACTACAGGGCCCAGAGCAGGCACAGCGAGGCGCTGGGCAGAGCTTTGTGTTCTCACAGGGCCACAAAGCCAGCTCCAGGCTGCTGTGGAGGGAGGCATGCAGAGCTGCCCTTCTCCTGCTGGGCCAGGTGTGCAGGAATGCAGCTGCCGGTTGGAGCCTAGGCTCAGGCTTCAGGAAGCCTCAGGTTGAGGGTCTGCCCTTCTACTTACTAGCTATGACCTAAAGCTAATTGCTACATCTTTCTGAGACCATTTCCTCAGGAGTTAAAAGGAGGTAACACCTACTAAAATGATACTATGAATATGCAAGCACTTCTATACTGCGAAGTCCTAGTCCAATCTGAAATGGTAGTGTCATATCTGTGGACAAAAAAATCTGTCTGTAAAGTGTTTACTCTGCAGGATTGAGAACTCATCAGGACAAAGATGTGTGCTGCTGGGGGCGGGGTGGTGGTGCTACGTGTAGCTCTGTGCCCCGCCCACGCCATCCTCCTCGCTTGCCCATTGCTGCTTACCCTGGAAAGAGCTGTGTGACCGGAGGTCATGGCACAGGAAGCCTACAGCGAAGACCAGCAGCAACAGGAGGAGCCGCGTCCAGGGCAGCCGAGGACCCTGAACCTGCTGCAACAGGCCCTGGTGGGAGGGGAGCAGATGACAGTTGTCAGAAGCGAGGGGCTGGTCTTTGCCTCTGAGGGCAGACCTCAGGCCAGGCCTTCCCGAAAGAGCGTCAAGCCTTCACATTATCCTGGAGGCAGTGGGGGGCTCCAGACAGGTGGGGCAGGAATGTGATACAGGCCCAACCCAGGTGTGCTGAGACAGAGATGTAAGATAGCGTGTAGGCTGGAGAGGACCGGGTACCAGCACCTTGCAGGCCATGTCACAGGTGACGACATCCTGGTTGTTACTGCTACCCTTCCTCAGCAGCTCCTGGTTGGTAAGCTTGAGGGACTGAATGGTTTCTTGCAAAGACTTCTGTACCTATGGACAAGAAAGGTCTGGCCTGTGAGGGAATCCAGAGCTTCCATCCTGCTTCATTTTCCATGCCAACAGGGTCCCTTCTCAGGGAAGGGACAGTGGCTGAGGAGCCCCCACTCAGAACCTAGAATCCAGACAGGGCTCAACCTGCCACGTCCTCCCAGCTCCTCACCTTCTTGGGAATCTGCTCCCAGGAGCTGAGCAAGTGCTCCAGCAGAAGGCTGTGGGGAAAGCACAACCCCCTAGTCAGGTGGCTCGCGCAGCCACACCCATCCTCCTGTCCTCCATTAGCCCTGGCTCCTTCAGGCTGAAAGACCCTCCACCTACCACCCACAGAGCAGCAGCTTCCTAGAGGCTGCTCCAGCAATGTTCCCACTCAGCCTGAAAGGTGTCAGGCCATGGGACAGTGACCCAGGCTCCCCTTCTGCTTCTAGCACAGGGACAGGCTGgcctcccaccccacctgccTGGACTGTGACAGGTGCTTAGGGTACAGCTGCCTCCAGACGCTGGCACTGAGGGGGTCCACCATCAGGCACTCAGTCAGGCTGCTCAGGAGCTGCACAGCACGACAGAGGGAGAGGCTGCTGGGGGCATGGGGCTGGCAGAGGCGGGGAGTGCTAAGAGGTGATCCCCTTCCCGTAAGCGAGGCCATCCAGGCCGCACATCCACCCTAAGGGGTGGAGAAACAGTGTCAAGACTCCAGAAAGCTCTCTGAGAGGCTGTAAAGCAGGAGGCTGGGGCTCCTGAGCTAGAGCTTTGAGCTCAAAGATCACTATCTGCAAGAGACGGGCATCAGAAACCACCCAGACCTGAATGTGCTGTCTCTTGGGATCCATCTTCTGAGGGTGAAGCTCGAGTGAGCGGGGCAGGCAGCTGTCAACAGGGAGCTAAGGAAAAGCCTCAGAATGGGCTCTGTGAAGGCAAGGCCTTTGTCAGCAGATAGGGACCGCTACAGCTGACCCCTGGGGAAGGAGAAAAAGCCTCCCACCATATCCTCACCTCTTTCTTCATCTCAGGGGGACAGCTAGGGGTGGCTCTGGACAGGAAAGAAGGGAAGTAGGTATGCAGGGTGGAATCCAGCTTTGCTCCAAATGCCAGCACTTTCAGTCGGGGGTAGAGCTGACACAGCTGCTCCtgcaggctgggtggggtggggaggaaagacAGGCATAAGCTATAAGTGGAGCTGTATGATATGAACCTTTTGCTTGCTTCAGAGCCCATGCCTGCCTGTGGGGAATAGCCACTGAGGACCTTGCAATGGCTCTGAATCTTTTTACTCAGAGACTCCTTGGAAATCTGTTGAAAGCCATGGACCCTATCCCTAAGAAAATGCCCATATGCCAATCACACTCAAGGGTCCATATAATTTCAAGGGGTCACTGTTCCCTTGAAACCTACTCTTGGACTTCCAGGTTGCAAATCTCAGATCTAGGATGGCTGGGGAAGAAGAGATGGGAATATGTAGTGTGGTTCTGGTGCTGTGGTCCCTTCTCAGCAGGTGTGCCCCAGAGCAGTCCTACCTGGGTGTCAGGGAGTTGTTCGGCATATAGGCAAAGTCCAGAAGTGGGAAGAAGTCCTTGGGGCCAATCATGCCGAAGCCCTTGGTAAGGTTGGGATGCATCCTGTGGGGATGAAGAAACAGGCTTGCTGGACACCACCACCCATGCCAGCTGTTTTGGCCATGACCCCAGCTAAGCCAACATCTAGGAAAAAGGGTATAAACTCTACCCCATCTGCCAGCCCTTAATAgctccctcttcttccttcctcaccATCACATTCTAAGGTGGTGGGAGAAGCTGGTCCTGATTTTCCTCATATCCATGGAGACCAAGATCATAGCCTCCCATTTTGCTATAACAGCCACTTGGGACACCCTGAGCCTTCCCCTTGCTGCCCTCCCATTACTCACAGGAGCAGCCGATCCAGGTATGTGATGGCAAAGGGAGACAGAGACTTGATGCCCAGCACAGGCAGCATGATCCCCAGCCACACTGCAGGGGTAAAAGTCAGGAGGGAGGCCTCAGGCTTGCACCTACTGGGGGCATCAAAGAGGAGTTTTCCAGCT
This genomic interval carries:
- the TMEM214 gene encoding transmembrane protein 214 isoform X4, whose protein sequence is MATKTAGVGRWEVVKKGRRPGAGAGAGGRNRRALGEANGVWKYDLTPAIQTTSTLYERGFENIMKRQNKEQVPPPAVEPKKPGNKKQPKKVATPPNQNQKQGRFRSLEEALKALDVADLQKELDKSQSVFSGNPSIWLKDLASYLNYKLQAPLSEPTLSQHTHDYPYSLVSRELRGIIRGLLAKAAGSLELFFDHCLFTMLQELDKTPGESLHGYRICIQAILQDKPKIATANLGKFLELLRSHQSRPAKCLTIMWALGQAGFANLTEGLKVWLGIMLPVLGIKSLSPFAITYLDRLLLMHPNLTKGFGMIGPKDFFPLLDFAYMPNNSLTPSLQEQLCQLYPRLKVLAFGAKLDSTLHTYFPSFLSRATPSCPPEMKKELLSSLTECLMVDPLSASVWRQLYPKHLSQSSLLLEHLLSSWEQIPKKVQKSLQETIQSLKLTNQELLRKGSSNNQDVVTCDMACKGLLQQVQGPRLPWTRLLLLLLVFAVGFLCHDLRSHSSFQASLTGRLLRSSGFLPASQQACAKLFSYSLQGYSWLEETLPLWGSHLLTVVRPSLQLAWAHTNATVSFLSAHCASHLAWFGDSLTSLSQRLQIQLPDSVNQLLCYLRELPLLFHQNVLLPLWHLLLEALARAQEHCHEACRGEVTWDCMKTQLSEAVHWTWLCLQDITVAFLDWALALISQQ
- the TMEM214 gene encoding transmembrane protein 214 isoform X5, which translates into the protein MATKTAGVGRWEVVKKGRRPGAGAGAGGRNRRALGEANGVWKYDLTPAIQTTSTLYERGFENIMKRQNKEQVPPPAVEPKKPGNKKQPKKVATPPNQNQKQGRFRSLEEALKALDVADLQKELDKSQSVFSGNPSIWLKDLASYLNYKLQAPLSEPTLSQHTHGESLHGYRICIQAILQDKPKIATANLGKFLELLRSHQSRPAKCLTIMWALGQAGFANLTEGLKVWLGIMLPVLGIKSLSPFAITYLDRLLLMHPNLTKGFGMIGPKDFFPLLDFAYMPNNSLTPSLQEQLCQLYPRLKVLAFGAKLDSTLHTYFPSFLSRATPSCPPEMKKELLSSLTECLMVDPLSASVWRQLYPKHLSQSSLLLEHLLSSWEQIPKKVQKSLQETIQSLKLTNQELLRKGSSNNQDVVTCDMACKGLLQQVQGPRLPWTRLLLLLLVFAVGFLCHDLRSHSSFQASLTGRLLRSSGFLPASQQACAKLFSYSLQGYSWLEETLPLWGSHLLTVVRPSLQLAWAHTNATVSFLSAHCASHLAWFGDSLTSLSQRLQIQLPDSVNQLLCYLRELPLLFHQNVLLPLWHLLLEALARAQEHCHEACRGEVTWDCMKTQLSEAVHWTWLCLQDITVAFLDWALALISQQ
- the TMEM214 gene encoding transmembrane protein 214 isoform X2, which produces MATKTAGVGRWEVVKKGRRPGAGAGAGGRNRRALGEANGVWKYDLTPAIQTTSTLYERGFENIMKRQNKEQVPPPAVEPKKPGNKKQPKKVATPPNQNQKQGRFRSLEEALKALDVADLQKELDKSQSVFSGNPSIWLKDLASYLNYKLQAPLSEPTLSQHTHDYPYSLVSRELRGIIRGLLAKAAGSLELFFDHCLFTMLQELDKTPGESLHGYRICIQAILQDKPKIATANLGKFLELLRSHQSRPAKCLTIMWALGQAGFANLTEGLKVWLGIMLPVLGIKSLSPFAITYLDRLLLMHPNLTKGFGMIGPKDFFPLLDFAYMPNNSLTPSLQEQLCQLYPRLKVLAFGAKLDSTLHTYFPSFLSRATPSCPPEMKKELPVDSCLPRSLELHPQKMDPKRQHIQLLSSLTECLMVDPLSASVWRQLYPKHLSQSSLLLEHLLSSWEQIPKKVQKSLQETIQSLKLTNQELLRKGSSNNQDVVTCDMACKGLLQQVQGPRLPWTRLLLLLLVFAVGFLCHDLRSHSSFQASLTGRLLRSSGFLPASQQACAKLFSYSLQGYSWLEETLPLWGSHLLTVVRPSLQLAWAHTNATVSFLSAHCASHLAWFGDSLTSLSQRLQIQLPDSVNQLLCYLRELPLLFHQNVLLPLWHLLLEALARAQEHCHEACRGEVTWDCMKTQLSEAVHWTWLCLQDITVAFLDWALALISQQ
- the TMEM214 gene encoding transmembrane protein 214 isoform X1; the encoded protein is MATKTAGVGRWEVVKKGRRPGAGAGAGGRNRRALGEANGVWKYDLTPAIQTTSTLYERGFENIMKRQNKEQVPPPAVEPKKPGNKKQPKKVATPPNQNQKQGRFRSLEEALKALDVADLQKELDKSQSVFSGNPSIWLKDLASYLNYKLQAPLSEPTLSQHTHDYPYSLVSRELRGIIRGLLAKAAGSLELFFDHCLFTMLQELDKTPGESLHGYRICIQAILQDKPKIATANLGKFLELLRSHQSRPAKCLTIMWALGQAGFANLTEGLKVWLGIMLPVLGIKSLSPFAITYLDRLLLMHPNLTKGFGMIGPKDFFPLLDFAYMPNNSLTPSLQEQLCQLYPRLKVLAFGAKLDSTLHTYFPSFLSRATPSCPPEMKKELPVDSCLPRSLELHPQKMDPKRQHIQGGCAAWMASLTGRGSPLSTPRLCQPHAPSSLSLCRAVQLLSSLTECLMVDPLSASVWRQLYPKHLSQSSLLLEHLLSSWEQIPKKVQKSLQETIQSLKLTNQELLRKGSSNNQDVVTCDMACKGLLQQVQGPRLPWTRLLLLLLVFAVGFLCHDLRSHSSFQASLTGRLLRSSGFLPASQQACAKLFSYSLQGYSWLEETLPLWGSHLLTVVRPSLQLAWAHTNATVSFLSAHCASHLAWFGDSLTSLSQRLQIQLPDSVNQLLCYLRELPLLFHQNVLLPLWHLLLEALARAQEHCHEACRGEVTWDCMKTQLSEAVHWTWLCLQDITVAFLDWALALISQQ
- the TMEM214 gene encoding transmembrane protein 214 isoform X6, with the protein product MATKTAGVGRWEVVKKGRRPGAGAGAGGRNRRALGEANGVWKYDLTPAIQTTSTLYERGFENIMKRQNKEQVPPPAVEPKKPGNKKQPKKVATPPNQNQKQGRFRSLEEALKALDVADLQKELDKSQSVFSGNPSIWLKDLASYLNYKLQAPLSEPTLSQHTHDYPYSLVSRELRGIIRGLLAKAAGSLELFFDHCLFTMLQELDKTPGESLHGYRICIQAILQDKPKIATANLGKFLELLRSHQSRPAKCLTIMWALGQAGFANLTEGLKVWLGIMLPVLGIKSLSPFAITYLDRLLLMHPNLTKGFGMIGPKDFFPLLDFAYMPNNSLTPSLQEQLCQLYPRLKVLAFGAKLDSTLHTYFPSFLSRATPSCPPEMKKEVQKSLQETIQSLKLTNQELLRKGSSNNQDVVTCDMACKGLLQQVQGPRLPWTRLLLLLLVFAVGFLCHDLRSHSSFQASLTGRLLRSSGFLPASQQACAKLFSYSLQGYSWLEETLPLWGSHLLTVVRPSLQLAWAHTNATVSFLSAHCASHLAWFGDSLTSLSQRLQIQLPDSVNQLLCYLRELPLLFHQNVLLPLWHLLLEALARAQEHCHEACRGEVTWDCMKTQLSEAVHWTWLCLQDITVAFLDWALALISQQ
- the TMEM214 gene encoding transmembrane protein 214 isoform X3; the protein is MATKTAGVGRWEVVKKGRRPGAGAGAGGRNRRALGEANGVWKYDLTPAIQTTSTLYERGFENIMKRQNKEQVPPPAVEPKKPGNKKQPKKVATPPNQNQKQGRFRSLEEALKALDVADLQKELDKSQSVFSGNPSIWLKDLASYLNYKLQAPLSEPTLSQHTHGESLHGYRICIQAILQDKPKIATANLGKFLELLRSHQSRPAKCLTIMWALGQAGFANLTEGLKVWLGIMLPVLGIKSLSPFAITYLDRLLLMHPNLTKGFGMIGPKDFFPLLDFAYMPNNSLTPSLQEQLCQLYPRLKVLAFGAKLDSTLHTYFPSFLSRATPSCPPEMKKELPVDSCLPRSLELHPQKMDPKRQHIQGGCAAWMASLTGRGSPLSTPRLCQPHAPSSLSLCRAVQLLSSLTECLMVDPLSASVWRQLYPKHLSQSSLLLEHLLSSWEQIPKKVQKSLQETIQSLKLTNQELLRKGSSNNQDVVTCDMACKGLLQQVQGPRLPWTRLLLLLLVFAVGFLCHDLRSHSSFQASLTGRLLRSSGFLPASQQACAKLFSYSLQGYSWLEETLPLWGSHLLTVVRPSLQLAWAHTNATVSFLSAHCASHLAWFGDSLTSLSQRLQIQLPDSVNQLLCYLRELPLLFHQNVLLPLWHLLLEALARAQEHCHEACRGEVTWDCMKTQLSEAVHWTWLCLQDITVAFLDWALALISQQ